From Myxococcales bacterium, the proteins below share one genomic window:
- a CDS encoding class I SAM-dependent methyltransferase encodes MFRPGGPTLRELVDQALSETTAGYDKLAPKFDKTPFRTPDIVTRVMAERAAGRGVRAALDVCTGTGAAMLALRPFVHERLVGLDLSAGMLEVARASLASAPGPATVELVQGDALDLPSAFDGAFDLVTCTGAFGHIETRDEHRLLVGLRRALVPGGRFVFVTSPMPSPTGAWFWVAHGFNAVMHARNALFSPKFVMYYLTFLWPEVRKRLEQAGFTVEAKHGLFPGEASRLVYVEATRRE; translated from the coding sequence ATGTTCCGCCCGGGCGGCCCCACCCTCCGCGAGCTCGTCGATCAGGCCCTGAGCGAGACGACCGCCGGCTACGACAAGCTCGCACCGAAGTTCGACAAGACCCCGTTTCGCACGCCTGACATCGTGACACGGGTGATGGCCGAGCGGGCCGCGGGGCGAGGCGTGCGCGCGGCCCTCGACGTGTGCACGGGCACCGGCGCCGCGATGCTCGCGCTCCGGCCGTTCGTGCACGAGCGCCTCGTCGGTCTGGACCTGTCGGCGGGCATGCTGGAGGTCGCCCGAGCGTCCCTCGCGAGCGCCCCGGGCCCGGCCACGGTCGAGCTCGTGCAAGGGGACGCCCTCGACTTGCCGAGCGCGTTCGACGGCGCGTTCGACCTCGTGACGTGCACGGGGGCGTTCGGGCACATCGAGACACGGGACGAGCACCGGCTCCTCGTCGGGCTGCGACGCGCCCTCGTCCCCGGGGGCCGCTTCGTCTTCGTGACGAGCCCGATGCCCTCCCCGACGGGCGCCTGGTTCTGGGTCGCGCACGGCTTCAACGCGGTCATGCACGCGCGAAACGCCCTATTTTCGCCCAAGTTCGTGATGTACTACCTCACGTTCTTGTGGCCCGAGGTCCGAAAGCGGCTCGAACAAGCGGGCTTCACCGTCGAGGCGAAGCACGGCCTCTTCCCCGGCGAAGCGTCGCGCCTCGTGTACGTCGAGGCGACGCGGCGGGAGTGA
- a CDS encoding protein kinase, whose product MSTTALPRTLGKYRPIALVARGGMGNAYLALVNGAGNFNKLVVIKVLKPEFAEDQDFLAMFRDEARIAANLNHPNVVQTHELGVQDGHFFIAMDFVDGQPLRIVRKRLQENGALSLGAHLRIVCDVLEGLHYAHELTDHDGSPLHLVHRDVSPHNVMVSYDGHAKLLDFGIAKARGSSHQTSTGVLKGKVGYMAPEQARCEALDRRADLFPVGVLVWEAIVGGRMWGALNDVQVLAQLVRREIPELPEVVDGRPVPPALRAIVARATAADPDQRYPTARAFADELEAFLDTLPRAETSARAIAELLTAHFGSERDKRRRVVDDAIRQVRAAQSTAEYPAMLGLTSTGALAQLPGPGTSPGTPLAILQSSSGTPSQPSFGSFGSPHESSPGTLTPSGSASFVSPMLQGGQGTYSGSNPGPTFAPSTLTPPPASGSAWKVGVAAVVALAVVALAGVFVFRPKNDGAAAKPSASSEVPGTATVRLEVVVSSGTEKATAFLDGREISVGDEVRAPRDEAPHTLKVRAAGFKDHVETVKLDKDQRVTITLEADGAHVAAASSPSHTPPPTSTFKPNAHGGKPAAPPPPVAAQPAPSTPPQPPPQPPPASTPKRPDRPIIEVLK is encoded by the coding sequence GTGTCGACGACCGCTCTCCCGCGAACCCTCGGAAAGTACCGCCCGATCGCGCTCGTGGCGCGCGGCGGCATGGGGAACGCGTACCTCGCGCTCGTCAATGGGGCGGGCAACTTCAACAAGCTCGTCGTCATCAAGGTGCTGAAGCCCGAGTTCGCCGAAGATCAGGACTTCCTCGCGATGTTCCGCGACGAGGCCCGCATCGCCGCGAACCTGAATCACCCGAACGTGGTCCAGACCCACGAGCTCGGCGTGCAGGATGGCCACTTCTTCATCGCGATGGACTTCGTCGACGGTCAGCCCCTCCGCATCGTGCGCAAGCGGCTGCAAGAGAACGGCGCGCTGTCGCTCGGAGCTCACCTTCGCATCGTCTGCGACGTGCTCGAGGGGCTCCACTACGCCCACGAGCTCACCGACCACGACGGCTCCCCGCTCCACCTCGTGCACCGGGACGTCTCTCCCCACAACGTGATGGTCTCGTACGACGGCCACGCGAAGCTCCTCGACTTCGGCATCGCGAAGGCCCGCGGCTCGTCGCACCAGACGAGCACCGGCGTCCTCAAGGGCAAGGTCGGGTACATGGCGCCGGAGCAGGCGCGCTGCGAGGCTCTGGACCGTCGCGCCGACCTCTTCCCCGTCGGGGTCCTCGTGTGGGAGGCCATCGTCGGTGGCCGCATGTGGGGCGCCTTGAACGACGTCCAAGTGCTCGCGCAGCTCGTTCGCCGCGAGATCCCCGAGCTGCCCGAGGTGGTCGACGGCCGTCCCGTCCCGCCGGCCCTCCGCGCGATCGTGGCGCGCGCCACCGCCGCCGATCCGGACCAGCGCTACCCCACGGCTCGCGCCTTCGCCGACGAGCTCGAGGCCTTCCTCGACACCCTCCCGCGCGCCGAGACGAGCGCGCGCGCGATCGCCGAGCTTCTCACGGCCCACTTCGGCTCCGAGCGCGACAAACGCCGGCGTGTCGTCGACGACGCGATCCGGCAGGTGCGCGCGGCCCAGAGCACCGCCGAGTACCCCGCGATGCTCGGGCTCACCTCGACCGGCGCCCTCGCGCAGCTCCCAGGGCCCGGCACGTCGCCCGGCACTCCGCTCGCCATCCTCCAGAGCAGCTCCGGCACCCCGTCGCAGCCCTCGTTCGGCTCGTTCGGCTCGCCCCACGAGAGCTCTCCGGGCACGCTGACACCCTCGGGCTCCGCGTCGTTCGTGTCGCCCATGCTCCAGGGCGGGCAGGGCACCTACTCGGGCTCGAACCCGGGGCCAACGTTCGCCCCGTCGACGCTCACACCCCCGCCGGCGTCGGGGTCGGCCTGGAAGGTCGGAGTCGCGGCGGTCGTGGCGCTCGCGGTCGTGGCGCTCGCGGGGGTGTTCGTCTTCCGTCCCAAGAACGACGGCGCGGCGGCTAAACCGTCGGCCTCGTCCGAGGTGCCCGGCACGGCGACGGTGCGGCTCGAGGTCGTCGTCTCCTCCGGAACGGAGAAGGCCACGGCCTTCCTCGACGGCCGTGAGATTTCGGTCGGCGACGAGGTCCGCGCCCCACGCGACGAGGCCCCCCACACGCTCAAGGTCCGCGCCGCCGGTTTCAAGGACCACGTCGAGACCGTGAAGCTCGACAAGGACCAGCGGGTCACGATCACGCTCGAGGCGGACGGGGCGCACGTGGCCGCCGCATCGTCCCCCTCTCACACACCTCCCCCTACGTCGACCTTCAAGCCGAACGCGCATGGCGGGAAACCGGCGGCCCCGCCTCCGCCGGTCGCGGCTCAGCCCGCTCCGTCGACGCCGCCGCAACCCCCGCCGCAGCCGCCTCCCGCGTCGACGCCCAAGCGTCCCGATCGTCCCATCATCGAGGTCTTGAAATGA
- a CDS encoding sigma 54-dependent Fis family transcriptional regulator yields MTFDDETRRISSELPALTQLAVELVVLDGPSRGAKVRVDGPRATIGSSEACTLRLVDRLVSRMHCALEVGESHLVLRDLGSTNGTYVGELRVRDVDLLPGAVVRVGESAFRVETEGHARAVPLSSRDSFGELVGSSLSMRQVYAMLERVAPTDATVLVTGETGTGKDVVARSLHAASPRARGPFVPVDCGAIPENLIESELFGHVRGAFTGAVQSRKGAFEEAHGGTLFLDEIGEMPLSMQPKLLRAIESRAIRRVGASTQTPIDVRIVAATHRTLARSVNEGTFREDLYYRLAVVEVTLPPLRARRGDVALLADRFFRKIAPKGTRLSSDALRQLENRSWPGNVRELRNYVERAVALGQLSDETAPVSRATPEPPILPDGLESLVPLGLPLKEAREKWTEAFESIYVRAMLESTGGNVTRAAERAGVSRRFLQRTLARLGLGRDDPDE; encoded by the coding sequence ATGACCTTCGACGACGAAACCCGCCGCATTTCTTCCGAGCTTCCCGCGCTCACGCAGCTCGCCGTCGAGCTCGTCGTGCTCGACGGTCCATCCCGCGGAGCGAAGGTCCGCGTCGACGGTCCGCGCGCCACCATCGGCTCGTCGGAGGCGTGCACGCTCCGCCTCGTCGATCGCCTCGTCTCCCGCATGCACTGCGCGCTCGAGGTCGGCGAATCGCACCTCGTTCTGCGCGACCTCGGCTCGACGAACGGCACGTACGTCGGCGAGCTCCGGGTGCGCGACGTCGATCTCCTTCCGGGGGCCGTCGTGCGCGTCGGCGAGTCGGCCTTCCGCGTCGAGACCGAGGGCCACGCGCGCGCCGTGCCGCTCTCCTCGCGCGACTCGTTCGGTGAGCTCGTGGGCTCGAGCCTCTCGATGCGCCAGGTCTACGCCATGCTCGAGCGCGTCGCCCCGACCGACGCCACGGTGCTCGTCACCGGCGAGACCGGCACCGGCAAGGACGTGGTCGCGCGCTCGCTCCACGCCGCCTCGCCTCGCGCCCGCGGGCCGTTCGTCCCGGTCGACTGCGGCGCCATCCCCGAGAACCTCATCGAGAGCGAGCTCTTCGGCCACGTGCGCGGCGCGTTCACGGGGGCCGTGCAGAGCCGCAAGGGCGCGTTCGAGGAGGCCCACGGCGGCACCCTCTTCCTCGACGAGATCGGCGAGATGCCGCTCTCGATGCAGCCGAAGCTCCTCCGCGCCATCGAGTCGCGCGCCATTCGCCGCGTCGGCGCGTCGACTCAGACGCCCATCGACGTCCGCATCGTCGCCGCCACCCATCGGACCCTCGCGCGGTCGGTCAACGAAGGGACGTTTCGCGAGGATCTCTACTATCGCCTCGCCGTCGTCGAGGTGACGCTGCCTCCCCTCCGCGCGCGCCGCGGCGACGTGGCCCTGCTCGCGGACAGGTTCTTCCGAAAGATCGCCCCGAAGGGCACGCGGCTCTCGTCCGACGCCCTGCGGCAGCTCGAGAACCGGTCGTGGCCCGGCAACGTGCGCGAGCTCCGGAACTACGTCGAGCGCGCCGTGGCCTTGGGTCAGCTCTCGGACGAGACCGCGCCCGTGTCCCGCGCGACCCCGGAGCCCCCGATCCTCCCCGACGGCCTCGAGTCGCTCGTGCCGCTCGGCCTCCCGCTCAAAGAGGCCCGCGAGAAGTGGACCGAAGCCTTCGAGAGCATCTACGTGCGCGCGATGCTCGAGTCGACAGGGGGCAACGTCACTCGCGCGGCCGAGCGCGCGGGCGTATCGCGGCGATTCCTGCAGCGAACGCTCGCGAGGCTCGGGCTCGGCCGCGACGATCCGGACGAGTGA
- a CDS encoding PEGA domain-containing protein gives MKWLSSVARVGGPSLVALAWLSCVAPGLAHAETSDQVNALFKRGVESYKEADYRAALVEFKRAYEASNHDYRILYNIAQSEYQLTNYVGALAAFEKFLVDGGTQLKEDRRAEVVGEIAKLKGRVAVVTVNVTPTSAKITVDGDVVGKSGEGIKLNPGAHRIEVTQAGFERATESVEVAGGDVRTVEVKLKAVDTPPPPKAGAGDEEPSWVAPGIGFAVTGALAATTVVMGIVTTGKESDLAAEKAKPNASAAELRSLDGSVGTFALVTDVFLGATVVAAGVSTYLTIRTLTGGPKKPESSARAGVRFVPSIGGGHVIGTF, from the coding sequence ATGAAGTGGTTATCGTCGGTCGCTCGGGTGGGTGGCCCCTCGCTCGTGGCGCTGGCTTGGCTCTCGTGTGTCGCACCCGGGCTCGCGCACGCCGAGACGTCCGATCAAGTGAACGCGCTCTTCAAGCGCGGGGTCGAGTCGTACAAGGAGGCCGACTACCGCGCCGCGCTCGTCGAGTTCAAGCGCGCCTACGAGGCGAGCAACCACGACTACCGCATCCTCTACAACATCGCCCAGAGCGAGTACCAGCTCACGAACTACGTCGGCGCCCTCGCCGCCTTCGAGAAGTTCTTGGTCGACGGCGGCACGCAGCTCAAGGAGGACCGCCGCGCCGAGGTGGTCGGAGAGATCGCCAAGCTGAAGGGGCGGGTCGCCGTGGTCACGGTGAACGTCACCCCAACCTCCGCGAAGATCACGGTCGACGGGGACGTCGTCGGCAAGAGCGGAGAGGGCATCAAGCTCAACCCGGGGGCCCATCGCATCGAGGTAACCCAGGCGGGCTTCGAGCGCGCGACGGAGAGCGTCGAGGTCGCCGGGGGCGACGTCCGAACCGTCGAGGTGAAGCTCAAGGCCGTCGACACCCCCCCGCCTCCGAAGGCCGGAGCGGGGGACGAGGAGCCCTCGTGGGTGGCGCCGGGAATCGGGTTCGCGGTCACGGGCGCGCTCGCGGCGACCACCGTCGTCATGGGCATCGTCACCACGGGGAAAGAGAGCGATCTCGCCGCCGAGAAGGCGAAGCCCAACGCGAGCGCCGCGGAGCTCCGGTCCCTCGACGGATCGGTCGGCACGTTCGCCCTCGTGACCGACGTCTTCCTCGGCGCGACCGTCGTCGCGGCCGGTGTGTCCACGTACCTCACCATCCGCACGCTCACCGGCGGACCCAAGAAGCCCGAGTCCTCGGCGCGCGCCGGCGTGCGGTTCGTCCCGTCGATCGGCGGCGGTCACGTCATCGGGACGTTTTGA
- a CDS encoding ABC transporter substrate-binding protein, which translates to MTSKIRSGILLAGVLAASGLWACSLIVTRGDTQCATDGDCAGFGAQSKCTPEKVCATPTTDGGGGACTTNKECIDREGGVPAICRKDTKVCVRLTNEDCSRVLSVTAQGELLTDRRAVENDDTIVLGSLTSLLGANQPKGEARVNAFELALQEFAARPIPIGGRTRPIAVLSCNDIDVTPPAGGADPAVVRSARHLVSSVGVPAVIGGGNSGTTTAALKEVTAKGAVLIAPSATSPALTSNPDKMGLFFRTAPSDALQAIPLIQLINEAEAAPPAGKKLLVFSKGDSYGQGLRDQLVDKLTYAGKKISDPSNTAYKGLEYKADAAFDFSPLVQQALQFEPGIIVIAGTNETVDGLVKPIEAQWPGAKPRPTYIVSDGLKADKLIDLIKADENAAPSTQLRTRVRGTAPGRPNAITDTFAIRYTSRFAQAGSGATTFGTAGAYDAAYLILWGLGTVAPDAPISGQGIVAGIRRITKTGKTAVDVGPNGIDVGKPLLASGSEFDLNGASSPLEFDEAGESPADIEVWCVQKAATTGGAPSYFTTGRYYNAQTKTVVGTYNCPTGGDGGT; encoded by the coding sequence ATGACCTCGAAGATTCGAAGTGGGATTCTCCTCGCTGGGGTCCTCGCCGCGAGCGGGCTCTGGGCCTGTTCGCTCATCGTCACCCGCGGTGACACGCAATGCGCGACCGACGGCGACTGCGCCGGGTTCGGCGCCCAGTCGAAATGCACCCCCGAGAAGGTCTGCGCGACCCCGACGACCGACGGCGGCGGCGGGGCCTGCACGACGAACAAAGAGTGCATCGACCGCGAGGGCGGGGTGCCCGCGATTTGTCGAAAAGATACGAAGGTTTGCGTGCGCCTCACGAACGAGGATTGTTCCCGTGTGCTCTCCGTCACGGCGCAGGGTGAGCTGCTCACCGATCGCCGCGCCGTCGAGAACGACGACACGATCGTGTTGGGCTCGCTCACGTCGCTCCTCGGCGCGAACCAGCCGAAAGGTGAGGCGCGGGTGAACGCCTTCGAGCTCGCCCTGCAAGAGTTCGCGGCGCGTCCCATCCCGATCGGCGGTCGAACGCGTCCCATCGCGGTGCTCTCCTGCAACGACATCGACGTCACGCCCCCGGCCGGCGGCGCCGATCCGGCCGTCGTGCGCTCGGCCCGACACCTCGTGTCGAGCGTGGGCGTGCCCGCGGTCATCGGCGGAGGCAACAGCGGCACGACCACCGCGGCCCTCAAAGAGGTCACGGCGAAGGGCGCGGTCCTCATCGCGCCGAGCGCCACATCGCCCGCGCTCACGTCGAACCCCGACAAAATGGGCCTCTTTTTCCGCACGGCCCCGAGCGACGCCCTCCAGGCGATCCCGCTCATCCAGCTCATCAACGAGGCCGAGGCGGCGCCCCCTGCGGGCAAGAAGCTCCTCGTGTTCTCGAAGGGCGACAGCTACGGCCAGGGCCTCCGCGATCAGCTCGTCGACAAGCTCACGTACGCCGGCAAAAAGATCAGCGATCCGAGCAACACGGCCTACAAGGGGCTCGAGTACAAGGCCGACGCGGCGTTCGACTTCTCGCCTCTCGTTCAACAAGCGCTGCAGTTCGAGCCCGGGATCATCGTCATCGCCGGCACGAACGAGACCGTCGATGGTCTCGTGAAGCCCATCGAGGCGCAGTGGCCCGGCGCGAAGCCACGGCCGACGTACATCGTCAGCGACGGTCTCAAGGCCGACAAGCTCATCGATCTCATCAAGGCCGACGAGAACGCCGCGCCGTCGACGCAGCTCCGCACACGCGTCCGAGGCACTGCGCCGGGCAGGCCCAACGCGATCACGGACACGTTCGCCATTCGCTACACGAGCCGCTTCGCGCAGGCTGGCTCGGGCGCCACCACGTTCGGCACCGCGGGCGCGTACGACGCGGCGTACCTCATCCTCTGGGGCCTCGGCACGGTGGCGCCCGACGCCCCGATCTCCGGGCAGGGCATCGTGGCGGGCATCCGCCGCATCACGAAGACGGGCAAGACCGCGGTCGACGTCGGCCCCAACGGGATCGACGTCGGCAAGCCGCTCCTCGCCTCGGGCTCCGAGTTCGACCTGAACGGAGCGTCGAGCCCCCTCGAGTTCGACGAAGCCGGAGAGTCTCCGGCCGACATCGAGGTGTGGTGCGTCCAGAAGGCGGCGACCACGGGTGGCGCGCCCTCGTACTTCACGACGGGGCGCTACTACAACGCGCAGACGAAGACCGTGGTCGGCACGTACAACTGCCCCACCGGTGGCGACGGCGGCACCTGA
- a CDS encoding vitamin B12-dependent ribonucleotide reductase: MGTQTGKSAKKAQTKTAQTKRTASVTKRPRGMVFSRVLTKAGHDPLDAGSPGPDGTSLVYERRSSIITNPDGSIVFKMEGAEIPSTWSQLATDIVISKYFRKAGLHGKKEEGERSVRQVVHRIAHTIREAGERFGGYFASKGDADAFEAELSYLLVHQHGAFNSPVWFNCGLFHEYGIEGSGGSWAFDLDADSRTNDVLETTNAYERPQCSACFIQSVNDDLMSIYELIKSEARLFKYGSGTGSNFSSIRGKQEKLSGGGTSSGLMSFLEVFDRAAGATKSGGTTRRAAKMVCLDMDHPEIVDFINWKVREEKKAHALISAGYSSDFNGEAYHTISGQNSNNSIRVTDEFMKAALAGGTWQTIMRTTGEVCETLDAKDVWRQVAEAAWGCADPGVQYDSTINRWHTCPNSGKIRGSNPCSEYMFLDDTACNLASINLTKFLHSDAANGEWFDVDGFRHACRTFFVAQEILVDLSSYPTKEIAKNSHDYRPLGLGYANLGSMLMQMGVPYDSDEGRAISAAITAIMCGQAYATSAAMAETKGPFNGFAKNREPMLRVMGMHRDAAYQIHREHCPTSLYRAACEDWDQALALGEKHGYRNAQATVLAPTGTIGLLMDCDTTGVEPDFALVKFKKLAGGGYFKIVNQSVPAALRKLGYSEAETQEIVAFVSGTNTLLGAPHVNRRTLKERGLTDADLAKAETALPGVFDLEFAFGPWVLGEETYDRLGISKDQRGKKPFLEQLGFTKSQIEEASDEIIGRMTIEGAPYLKPAHYPVFDCANRCGKSGERYLEPMSHVKMMAAVQPFLSGAISKTVNLPNDASVEEVAKVYEEGWRLGLKAVALYRDGCKASQPLSTSSKNKEDDAAKAKADTKAAAQETLTPIPRTSAPQDATQLALPMKGRPEGLRVRLPKKRVGFTQEARVGGHKIFLRTGQYEDGTLGEIFIDMHKEGAAFRSLMNCFAMSVSIGLQYGVPLETYVNQFTFTRFEPQGQVEGHPYVKLSTSIVDYLFRVLGVEYLGRYDLAHVKPEGEAQHVGFVGGGASEDPETESLSSTRLSIGRSAMMSESLEQKMPGRHEEAQAASPLDAQLDAMMGDAPVCDVCGHITVRNGACYKCLNCGNSMGCS; the protein is encoded by the coding sequence ATGGGCACGCAGACGGGCAAGAGCGCGAAGAAGGCACAAACGAAGACGGCGCAGACGAAGCGCACCGCCAGCGTGACCAAGCGTCCCCGCGGCATGGTGTTCTCGCGCGTCCTCACGAAGGCCGGGCACGACCCGCTCGACGCGGGCTCGCCGGGCCCCGACGGGACGAGCCTCGTCTACGAGCGCCGCTCGTCCATCATCACGAACCCCGACGGGTCCATCGTCTTCAAGATGGAGGGCGCCGAGATCCCCTCCACGTGGAGCCAGCTCGCGACCGACATCGTCATCTCGAAGTACTTCCGTAAGGCCGGCCTCCACGGCAAGAAGGAAGAGGGCGAGCGCAGCGTTCGCCAGGTGGTGCACCGCATCGCCCACACCATCCGCGAGGCCGGCGAGCGCTTCGGCGGCTACTTCGCCAGCAAGGGCGACGCCGACGCTTTCGAGGCCGAGCTCTCGTACCTGCTCGTCCACCAGCACGGCGCCTTCAACTCGCCCGTGTGGTTCAACTGCGGCCTCTTCCACGAGTACGGGATCGAGGGCTCGGGCGGCTCGTGGGCCTTCGACCTCGACGCCGACTCGCGCACGAACGACGTGCTCGAGACGACGAACGCGTACGAGCGCCCGCAGTGCTCGGCGTGCTTCATCCAGAGCGTCAACGACGACCTCATGAGCATCTACGAGCTCATCAAGAGCGAGGCGCGCCTCTTCAAGTACGGCTCCGGCACCGGCTCGAACTTCAGCTCCATCCGCGGCAAGCAGGAGAAGCTCTCCGGCGGCGGCACGTCGAGCGGCCTCATGAGCTTCCTCGAGGTGTTCGACCGCGCGGCCGGCGCGACCAAGTCGGGCGGCACCACGCGCCGCGCGGCCAAGATGGTCTGCCTCGACATGGACCACCCCGAGATCGTCGATTTCATCAACTGGAAGGTCCGCGAAGAGAAGAAGGCCCACGCCCTCATCTCCGCCGGATACTCCAGTGATTTCAACGGTGAAGCGTACCACACCATCTCGGGCCAGAACTCGAACAACTCGATCCGCGTGACCGACGAGTTCATGAAGGCGGCCCTCGCCGGCGGCACCTGGCAGACGATCATGCGCACCACGGGCGAGGTCTGCGAGACGCTCGACGCGAAGGACGTGTGGCGCCAGGTGGCCGAGGCCGCGTGGGGCTGCGCCGACCCGGGCGTGCAGTACGACAGCACCATCAACCGGTGGCACACCTGCCCGAACAGCGGGAAAATCCGCGGCTCGAACCCGTGCTCCGAGTACATGTTCTTGGACGACACGGCCTGCAACCTCGCGAGCATCAACCTCACGAAGTTCCTCCACTCGGACGCCGCGAACGGCGAGTGGTTCGACGTCGACGGCTTCCGCCACGCCTGCCGCACCTTCTTCGTCGCGCAGGAGATCCTGGTCGATCTCTCGTCGTATCCGACGAAGGAGATCGCCAAGAACAGCCACGACTACCGCCCGCTCGGGCTCGGCTACGCGAACCTCGGCTCGATGCTCATGCAGATGGGCGTGCCGTACGACTCGGACGAGGGCCGCGCGATCTCGGCCGCCATCACGGCGATCATGTGCGGGCAGGCGTACGCCACGTCGGCCGCCATGGCCGAGACGAAGGGGCCGTTCAACGGCTTCGCCAAGAACCGTGAGCCCATGCTCCGCGTGATGGGCATGCACCGCGACGCGGCCTACCAGATCCACCGCGAGCACTGCCCGACGTCGCTCTACCGCGCGGCGTGCGAGGACTGGGACCAGGCCCTCGCGCTCGGCGAGAAGCACGGCTACCGCAACGCGCAGGCCACCGTGCTCGCGCCCACGGGCACGATCGGCCTCCTCATGGACTGCGACACCACCGGCGTCGAGCCCGACTTCGCCCTCGTGAAGTTCAAGAAGCTCGCCGGCGGCGGCTACTTCAAGATCGTCAACCAATCGGTCCCGGCCGCCCTCCGCAAGCTCGGGTACTCCGAGGCCGAGACGCAAGAGATCGTGGCCTTCGTCTCGGGCACCAACACGCTGCTCGGCGCCCCGCACGTGAACCGCCGCACCCTCAAGGAGCGCGGCCTCACCGACGCCGACCTCGCGAAGGCCGAGACCGCCCTCCCCGGCGTGTTCGACCTCGAGTTCGCCTTCGGCCCGTGGGTCCTCGGCGAGGAGACGTACGACCGCCTCGGGATCAGCAAGGATCAGCGCGGCAAGAAGCCCTTCCTCGAGCAGCTCGGCTTCACGAAGAGCCAGATCGAAGAGGCGAGCGACGAGATCATCGGTCGGATGACGATCGAGGGCGCGCCGTACCTGAAGCCCGCCCACTACCCGGTGTTCGACTGCGCGAACCGCTGCGGCAAGTCGGGCGAGCGGTACCTCGAGCCCATGTCGCACGTGAAGATGATGGCGGCGGTGCAGCCGTTCCTCTCCGGTGCCATCTCGAAGACCGTGAACCTCCCGAACGACGCGTCGGTCGAAGAGGTCGCGAAGGTCTACGAAGAGGGCTGGCGCCTCGGGCTCAAGGCCGTCGCGCTCTACCGCGACGGGTGCAAGGCGTCGCAGCCGCTCTCGACGTCGAGCAAGAACAAAGAGGACGACGCCGCGAAGGCCAAGGCCGACACGAAGGCCGCCGCCCAAGAGACGCTCACCCCCATCCCGCGCACGTCCGCGCCGCAAGACGCGACCCAGCTCGCGCTCCCGATGAAGGGCCGCCCCGAGGGCCTCCGCGTCCGCCTCCCCAAGAAGCGTGTAGGCTTCACGCAAGAGGCGCGCGTCGGTGGGCACAAGATCTTCCTCCGCACCGGCCAGTACGAGGACGGGACGCTCGGAGAAATCTTCATCGACATGCACAAGGAGGGCGCCGCGTTCCGCTCCCTCATGAACTGCTTCGCCATGAGCGTGTCGATCGGCCTGCAGTACGGCGTGCCGCTCGAGACGTACGTGAACCAGTTTACGTTCACGCGCTTCGAGCCGCAGGGGCAGGTCGAGGGTCACCCCTACGTGAAGCTCTCCACGAGCATCGTCGACTACCTCTTCCGCGTGCTCGGCGTCGAGTACCTCGGTCGGTACGACCTCGCGCACGTGAAGCCCGAGGGCGAAGCGCAGCACGTCGGCTTCGTCGGCGGTGGGGCCTCCGAGGATCCCGAGACGGAGAGCCTCTCGAGCACGCGCCTGTCGATCGGGCGGAGCGCGATGATGTCCGAGTCGCTCGAGCAGAAGATGCCCGGGCGCCACGAGGAAGCGCAGGCGGCCTCCCCGCTCGACGCGCAGCTCGACGCGATGATGGGCGACGCACCCGTGTGCGACGTGTGCGGTCACATCACCGTGCGAAACGGTGCATGTTACAAGTGCCTCAACTGCGGCAACTCGATGGGCTGCTCCTGA